The genome window AATGCCATCGCGCGCCGCTCCGTAGGTGTACAACTTGCCGTCAGGCCAGTAGTTGAGCACCTCTTCAAACTTTGCCTGGGCTTGGCCAGTCAACCATGTGGCCTGCACATGCGGCGCGCCGTTCCACATCCGCGACAGGACCCGTTGGAAACGCCAGTTGTTGGTGCGCAGGAATAAAAGCCCGTTGTCTTCGTACCCATACTGGAACAGGTCGAATCCCGCGGGCTGGACCGCCCACATTGTATTGTCCACGCGGTAGCCATACCCAAATCCGCCTCCATAACCCGCTCCCGCCTGCTGCAAAACCCCGCGCCGACCACCCGCGTCCCAAAGCTGTATGAACTGGCTGAGGGTATTCCCAGCAAGGCTCACAATTTCGTTGGTGGCCTGGCTGTAGCCGTCGGGCCAGCGCTTGACGGTGGTGGCCGGATTGACACCCGAGGTTTGTGCGTAGTTGGTGACGCCCCCCCGCTTGTCATAATCAAACACGGTCACCAGTGTGTGTTCCGGCACCTTGCCGCCTGCAGCGTTGGTTGCCACTCGCCGAAACAGGTCGTATGTGAAGGTGTTCGTCACCGCCCTGCCAAGATCGACGGATTGCTGCACCAAGCCAGCCCATGGGCCGGCCGCCGTGATGATATTGGTGATATTCCGAGTGATTTGGGCACCGTTGAAAATCCGCTCGCTCGTTGGCTGGTTCGCCAGATTGTAGGTCGCTGACCATGTGAGCCCACCTGGCATCGACATGCTCGTCAACCCACCTTCGCCATTATAGGTGTGAGTCACGGTTGCGCCGTCGGCGAGTCGTTTTGTTTTAACACGTCCCAGTCCGTCGTAAGTGATTGCGGTCTCCCGGCCCATTTCATCGAAGATGGCAACCGTCCGTCCGGCGGCATCAAAGACCGTCCGCGCCACATAAGCACTATTGAACTGGCTGTTGTTAGGTCCGAGGAAGCGCACCGTCGCCACAACTCTGCCATTCGAATCCAAAGATGTGCGGTTCGTCAGAATTTGCAGTGAACCCGCTGAAGTCCCGATTTGCTCTTCAACGTAGTGTTTATCGTGGGAGTAAAGATAGCGTTTGGATCGGACTAGCGCATTGCCGGCGTCACGAATTTCCTCCAGGACCGGACGTTGGAGCGCGTCGGTGGCTGTCACCGCTATGCGGCCAATTCGGTTCCGATTCGTCGTCCAAATCCCCGCCGCGTCATAAAAATTCGTGCTGACCTGCTGGCCGGACAGCGCAGTCTCCGGCGGACCTCCGGCAATCTTGACCCGGTCCAAGGCGTCGAACGTTGAAAAGAATACAGCCCCAGCCGCATCAATGTTCGTGGTGGTGTTTCCACGGCGATCGAACATGTTGGTGATGCTGACAAGCACAGCTCCAGTTCCCAACTTGAACTGCCTGCCGAGTTGCCGCGCGGAATCCAAATACGTAGTTTGCCAATAGCTTCCATTGGGTTCGTATTCACGCACCGGACGTCCAATCAGATCGTAATTCCATCCGTTGGTGGTGCCGTCGGCATTCTTTCGGAAGTACGGCTTTCCTGCAATCGTGTGTAAAACCTCGGTGACGCCACCCAAAGCATTTGTGCTGAATTTAATTTCCCCTCCCGGCTCATACGCCACTGAATTGGTGGAGAGAGCGTTTCCGCTCGCATCGTGAAACACCTTCCGCGTGAGCTGGCCGATGGCGTCATACTGCATCACCACATAATTGCCAACCGGGTCCGTTTCTCTGATCAGGTTTCCGAAGGCGTCATATTGATAGGTAGTGATTGAATACAGCTCGTCGCCAGATTCGGCTTCGACGAGACCGCCCGGGGTGGCCCAACTGCGCCATCGCACTTCCACAATCTTTCGTCCAGCTCCGTCGTAATCCATCCAAACGTAATCCTCCGGATCATACTGCGGCCCGTCAGACCACGTCTTCTCTCCGTTGTGATTGTAATAGGAATACTCCCAGCCTAGCGGAACGCCCGCTCCCGGCTCATACGTTTCCTCGGCAATGACACGGCCAAGGCCGTCGTGCTCGAAGCGATACGTGCGCCCGGCGGCATCCACCTTTTTGAATAACTCCCCGCGCGCATTGTAAAACAGCCAGTTCGTGACGTGCGGATCCGTTGTCGATGTGTATCGAATTTCGTTGGTGATGAAGCCGCCGCCGTTGTAGCGGTATTCATTGGTTGCAGCGTCCGGGGAACCGAACGCCCGCACTTCCCGCAGCAGCATGCCAAAGGCGCGGTTCGTCCAGGTCCGGTTCCCCGCTGGCACAACGCTCGTCACGCTGCCGTAGAACATCGCATTCGTGACCATCGGCTGCGCCGACTTGTAGGAAATCACCCGGCTCGGCAGGAATTTAAACGAAGCGTCGTAGTGAATCGCGTTGCTGTTGCCCAACGCGTCGATCATGGTGATCGCAAGCTGGTTCGTGTTGTAGGCAGTGCGGGATGATGACACCTGGGTTCCCACTCCATTCGTCAGGGCGCCGGTCACGATCGTGTTCGTGACATTCCCAAACTGGTCGTACCGATACTCCGTCCAAAGCCCCCGCTTGTCCTGCTTCTTCCAAATGCTCCGGGGATAATACCCGGGCTGCGAGGGGTTTTCGTCATACCACTGCTGCGTGATCGTCTGACTGAGTGGATCGGTAATCTTCGTGATCCGGCTGTTCGTGTAATCATAACGCGTGACCTTGTTGAAAACATCTGTGATGAGCGTGTGCCCCGTGATGCCGTTGGTGAACGAGTTTGTCAGGACGAAGTTGTTGTTGTAAATGAACTGCGCGTTGGTGACGAGGTTGAGATCAGACCCTACGGTTGCGGCTTGTATCGTCACCCGGCGCTGTGAGTCATAGACATTCCTCAGCATTCGGCCCTCCGGCTTCAATTCATACGACAACAGGTGCATGGAGTACGGCTCCTCGGTGACTTTGCCGGAATTCGTGACGGATTGGGTGCTATGCTGGTACTCGTACGCAATCTCCGAGGCGTCCGGCAATGTCACCTTAACTAAATCACCGAAGTCGTCGTAACGGTATTGAAGGTGGCGGCCATCACCGGAAAATGCCTCAACAATATGCCCGTATACATCATACCGGAATTGGAGGTAGCCGCCGCTCGAACTGTCCACACGGATCAATTCCCCAAAGTCGGTTGCAAGTTCGTTGGTGCCATACGTGAAGATGAGGCTGTTGCTGCGACTGTCCCGCCATTCCGCCAGGTAGGGACGGCTTCTTTCAAGAAAGTTTGTGCCTAGGTCTATGGGGAACGCCAGCAGCTGGTAACGCCTTACATCGCCGTTCGGGCTCAGCAGGTAAAAATTGGTCTTTGTAGCCTCTTCCTTCCGCTCGATTCGGGACAAAAGCAGGTTTGCAGTGGAACCCACACCTTCAGTCCGATAATTGACGAGGCTCGGGTTTCGGAGGAGTGTCGGAACCCACAGGTTATTGTTTGTTGATGTTGGTTCATAAGCAAGGACACAGCCGTCGGGCTCTGCTGCATACATTACCGTGCCATTGGTTGTGACGCTGATGTATGGCGTAAAGGCCATCTTCCAACCGAATCCAAACTGGTTGTCGGCCGTGTTGTGACTTGAATAGTTGCGGCGAACCTCGAGTGGCAAGGGACCCACCAACGTCAGGTCCACTGTATCAACATAAAACTCCCCGGAAACCGCATGGACAGGATCGGAGACCGCAGACCAAGCCTGCTTGAGGGCGTCTCCCACCCAGCCTAGAAACGACCGGGATTCGCCGAAGAAAGTACTATTTGCATAAGTCTGGTTGAACCCGCTTCCACCAACGTTGAGGTATCCCGCCGCTTGAAAAGCCCATTGGTTTTGAAATGGGGTGTAAGTGTAACCGCCTGCCAGCGAATGTTGATAAACGCTCCAGGTCTGGGAAGCGTTGAACGTCTCGTAGGCGAAAGGATGATATGTGCTGCTTGGAGTGGAATAGTTGACTGAATAGTTTCCCGCCCAGTTCACATTCAAAGAGACGTTCCACAGGTTACCTGCCATCAGGGAAGTATCCGGGATGTAAGCACCCCAACCTCCATTGGCATTTCCGCTGATGAGGGCGGAGTATGTGCCATTACGATCGATGATTAACGCTCCTGTACCTGTATAGTCTCCGCCGTCGCTGGCGATACTACCCGGTGTCACAAATGCCTGGCTCTCGCTGCTGCCGATTACGCCTTCAATCACACGATCCCAGATGGCGGAATCAATCCTGTTGGGTGAGTAACCACCGAAGAATGAATTGGTTTCCACGAGACGCACGT of Verrucomicrobiia bacterium contains these proteins:
- a CDS encoding DUF6531 domain-containing protein is translated as MNPPPLYSLLFGHILLLCALVPACLSGFSQNLLTNMENRTIIACGSQFGLMVRHDGTVWGWGGDSHGQLAGLYNSPDGGWIDYPRRIPAILGAVSVAAGSRHSHVLKWDGSVWSFGANEDGQLGLGDTLDRHTPRQIPNLTARDIDAGFKFSVAILPNGRLVSWGQNDQGQLGIGSKSPGKVTLPVSVMTVTNAIRIACGMDHALALSSDGSVWAWGDNGGGQLGDDNIPIGADRASPILIPNLDGVMEIAAGEDFSMALRTNGTVWVWGKGESGRLGLGNQNNRLVPTMNSSLSNICQIRAGSRQGYALDRDGKMWVWGRNGNEDWYWGLGFCGSDYRLSPTVVSNPAKVLYIGKTGPKRYDELDFNDDDFTTFHTSACLDSSGTLKYWGARPLGSGMTFECTPVAYGAGLDWGYSRNWSSTKVHPGAYRRGSETNADFASFVIPLDFQTGQLLAPSGGIVTNLLPFFTNAPLAYHYNETNSGANGQTHLPLRIPTQNPIVAFGSRVGGSSLFAERSYRFVVFSGCPAITNDYPFLNQYSNALKIDVYSRATFALVGSTDVAIPHYLLTNNAWSTFLTNGLKQSVTAFGLTTTLSTREYPFAYGVTNNGVLELTHEARDVATNYIFVVKFKGQGANGWMSLSGSHTPTWTPLYSAEFIPAPPWNIRFLSQIHFEGKPLPPLYDGKSLDEILDTKLVVSNVVQVPQPVGTYTNLDQSPELRRHPTLDDFVQSMKHDPMALARFVQNEIDLTDAIDPLGTNQIMKGMVRLGGVNRSALATFLERQGSPVEQCALLVYLMRQAGIPSVYAFTTNGGMGMLDRRLSRMLRVQLKGAYDPFTQQSNSYEYIAVNYPWVAAYIDNRWVHLFPWIKDTEIIEGPNLYDFMPPEYDTPMEWVIGYIQNRAEVISFGGPADAPETLFPRFARQYLATNAPGISYDEMGVRCVNRRKAYNSWDEFPTPTILAPTNRIAESLSDSILTSPTFTSWNPFLFPSGHIFNTVQIEVLRFGTNIMNTSGLRTCDIHNRPLLLVHDRATSDPDSNLRLKLYLAPYRSGVTVTNSFTNGSIVNAQVLTFPNPGTDVSVKVTLNRYRVLDNPDTVSRTMKISRGDLNALCLNFGRVSKEMLEPLARNVWEMERQIKATPSITNKLAVEQYHGPLTYLMGMAYYEKCNRFLPELARIHRRTPVATVAIGSARLIAKVQQNGNLPDGPMIYVQPSVDMFFNQRYTALCPTSRPDSPEEVNFGNDGFNLLSIVDASAKEHEIINSFYQQADAISTVRLLQLASRRNSTNSNKKPILLVNQGNVRLVETNSFFGGYSPNRIDSAIWDRVIEGVIGSSESQAFVTPGSIASDGGDYTGTGALIIDRNGTYSALISGNANGGWGAYIPDTSLMAGNLWNVSLNVNWAGNYSVNYSTPSSTYHPFAYETFNASQTWSVYQHSLAGGYTYTPFQNQWAFQAAGYLNVGGSGFNQTYANSTFFGESRSFLGWVGDALKQAWSAVSDPVHAVSGEFYVDTVDLTLVGPLPLEVRRNYSSHNTADNQFGFGWKMAFTPYISVTTNGTVMYAAEPDGCVLAYEPTSTNNNLWVPTLLRNPSLVNYRTEGVGSTANLLLSRIERKEEATKTNFYLLSPNGDVRRYQLLAFPIDLGTNFLERSRPYLAEWRDSRSNSLIFTYGTNELATDFGELIRVDSSSGGYLQFRYDVYGHIVEAFSGDGRHLQYRYDDFGDLVKVTLPDASEIAYEYQHSTQSVTNSGKVTEEPYSMHLLSYELKPEGRMLRNVYDSQRRVTIQAATVGSDLNLVTNAQFIYNNNFVLTNSFTNGITGHTLITDVFNKVTRYDYTNSRITKITDPLSQTITQQWYDENPSQPGYYPRSIWKKQDKRGLWTEYRYDQFGNVTNTIVTGALTNGVGTQVSSSRTAYNTNQLAITMIDALGNSNAIHYDASFKFLPSRVISYKSAQPMVTNAMFYGSVTSVVPAGNRTWTNRAFGMLLREVRAFGSPDAATNEYRYNGGGFITNEIRYTSTTDPHVTNWLFYNARGELFKKVDAAGRTYRFEHDGLGRVIAEETYEPGAGVPLGWEYSYYNHNGEKTWSDGPQYDPEDYVWMDYDGAGRKIVEVRWRSWATPGGLVEAESGDELYSITTYQYDAFGNLIRETDPVGNYVVMQYDAIGQLTRKVFHDASGNALSTNSVAYEPGGEIKFSTNALGGVTEVLHTIAGKPYFRKNADGTTNGWNYDLIGRPVREYEPNGSYWQTTYLDSARQLGRQFKLGTGAVLVSITNMFDRRGNTTTNIDAAGAVFFSTFDALDRVKIAGGPPETALSGQQVSTNFYDAAGIWTTNRNRIGRIAVTATDALQRPVLEEIRDAGNALVRSKRYLYSHDKHYVEEQIGTSAGSLQILTNRTSLDSNGRVVATVRFLGPNNSQFNSAYVARTVFDAAGRTVAIFDEMGRETAITYDGLGRVKTKRLADGATVTHTYNGEGGLTSMSMPGGLTWSATYNLANQPTSERIFNGAQITRNITNIITAAGPWAGLVQQSVDLGRAVTNTFTYDLFRRVATNAAGGKVPEHTLVTVFDYDKRGGVTNYAQTSGVNPATTVKRWPDGYSQATNEIVSLAGNTLSQFIQLWDAGGRRGVLQQAGAGYGGGFGYGYRVDNTMWAVQPAGFDLFQYGYEDNGLLFLRTNNWRFQRVLSRMWNGAPHVQATWLTGQAQAKFEEVLNYWPDGKLYTYGAARDGI